A single region of the Oenococcus kitaharae DSM 17330 genome encodes:
- the pheS gene encoding phenylalanine--tRNA ligase subunit alpha, with protein sequence MDIKEKLKSLQERVVQQLSLSKTDDAVEDIRVHLLGKKGDLTKILKGLKDLAPDQRPLVGQLANEIRHNLEEQIEDKRARLAKALLDRQLAAEQIDVTLPGKTVTIGTKHVLQQIQDQIEDHFISQGFQVMYGTEVETDEFNFARMNLPKDHPARDMQDTFYLTPNILLRTQTSAMQARAMDRHDFATGPLKMVSPGKVYRRDNDDATHSHQFHQVEGLVVGKGITLADLKGTLQALTDELFGKGHAMRFRQSYFPFTEPSLEVDISWNIVDDQTPAEDIRWIEVLGAGMVHPNVLKMAHIDPEEYTGFAFGLGPDRFAMIKYGIDDIRNFYLDDLRFLKQFSQVGK encoded by the coding sequence ATGGATATCAAAGAGAAATTAAAAAGTTTGCAAGAAAGGGTTGTTCAACAGCTCAGTCTCTCGAAAACTGATGATGCGGTTGAAGACATCCGCGTTCATTTGTTAGGTAAAAAAGGCGATCTCACAAAAATTTTGAAGGGCCTTAAAGATTTGGCTCCGGATCAGCGGCCCTTAGTCGGCCAATTAGCTAATGAAATTCGACACAATTTGGAAGAGCAGATCGAAGACAAAAGAGCACGTTTAGCAAAAGCACTGCTTGATCGTCAATTAGCTGCCGAGCAAATTGATGTCACTTTGCCTGGAAAAACAGTCACAATCGGCACGAAACATGTTCTTCAGCAGATTCAGGATCAGATCGAAGATCACTTTATCAGCCAGGGTTTTCAGGTGATGTATGGGACAGAAGTCGAGACCGACGAATTTAACTTTGCTCGTATGAATCTGCCTAAAGATCATCCGGCCCGTGATATGCAGGATACTTTTTATTTGACGCCAAATATCCTGCTCCGGACTCAGACTTCAGCCATGCAGGCACGTGCGATGGACAGACATGATTTTGCTACAGGCCCTCTGAAAATGGTCAGTCCTGGAAAAGTTTATCGGCGTGATAACGATGATGCGACCCACTCCCACCAGTTCCATCAAGTTGAAGGCCTTGTAGTGGGCAAGGGGATCACACTCGCAGATTTGAAGGGCACCTTGCAGGCATTAACTGATGAACTGTTTGGAAAAGGCCATGCAATGCGTTTTCGTCAGAGCTATTTTCCTTTTACGGAACCTAGTTTAGAAGTTGATATTAGTTGGAATATCGTTGATGACCAGACCCCAGCAGAGGACATTCGCTGGATTGAGGTTTTGGGTGCTGGAATGGTACACCCTAATGTCTTAAAGATGGCTCATATTGATCCAGAAGAGTATACGGGTTTTGCCTTTGGTTTGGGTCCGGATCGCTTTGCCATGATTAAATACGGTATCGACGATATTCGCAATTTTTATCTAGATGATCTTCGTTTCCTAAAGCAATTCAGTCAGGTGGGCAAATAA
- a CDS encoding winged helix-turn-helix transcriptional regulator, producing MAGRLELTESAFEILGRKWNGLIIQTLLDSPDGSLHFTELSRTVHACSDRVLTVRLKELEDAGIIERGCCPDNGKFGYRLTEKGFSMRPLMSEISSWAANNI from the coding sequence ATGGCCGGAAGACTAGAATTAACAGAATCAGCATTTGAAATCCTTGGAAGAAAGTGGAATGGTTTGATTATTCAGACACTGCTTGACAGCCCAGACGGATCTTTGCATTTTACGGAACTATCTAGGACAGTGCATGCTTGCAGTGACCGTGTTTTGACAGTTCGTTTGAAAGAATTAGAAGACGCTGGTATCATTGAACGTGGTTGTTGTCCGGATAATGGCAAATTTGGCTACCGTTTGACCGAGAAGGGTTTTTCGATGCGGCCGCTCATGTCAGAAATTTCAAGCTGGGCAGCAAATAATATTTAA
- a CDS encoding TrmH family RNA methyltransferase yields the protein MEIITSNQNSRVKLWTSLQTAKGRQQSGSYLLDGWHLVQEALNQAAPIQAVIATEAQMDEHLADVPQGVPAFQVTDEVARHIAKTNNPQGIFAQTSLPNNSFDSKYVHAGQWLLLDRIQDPGNVGTLVRTADAAGFTGVALSVGSADPFGPKVVRAMQGSQFHLKVIKDVDLATWIDDLEENNYDVYGTTLSDTSVDYKTVVPEKSFALILGNEGQGLDPELLAKTSANLHINFLGKAESLNVAVAGGILMFALN from the coding sequence ATGGAAATTATTACGTCGAATCAGAATTCAAGAGTTAAGTTATGGACCAGCCTTCAAACGGCAAAGGGCAGGCAGCAATCCGGCAGTTACTTGTTAGATGGCTGGCACCTGGTTCAGGAAGCATTGAACCAAGCAGCACCAATTCAGGCTGTAATTGCGACCGAGGCACAAATGGATGAACATTTGGCCGATGTGCCGCAGGGTGTCCCTGCTTTTCAGGTGACTGACGAAGTGGCCCGCCATATTGCGAAGACAAACAATCCACAAGGTATTTTTGCGCAGACCAGTCTGCCTAACAATTCTTTTGATTCTAAGTATGTGCATGCCGGCCAGTGGCTTTTGCTGGATCGCATTCAAGATCCAGGCAACGTGGGAACGCTGGTTAGAACAGCTGATGCGGCTGGGTTTACTGGCGTGGCTCTATCTGTGGGTTCAGCCGATCCTTTTGGGCCAAAAGTTGTTAGAGCTATGCAAGGCAGCCAGTTTCATTTGAAAGTCATTAAGGATGTCGATCTGGCGACATGGATTGATGATTTGGAAGAAAATAATTACGATGTTTATGGAACAACGCTCTCTGATACGTCTGTTGACTATAAGACAGTCGTCCCAGAAAAATCCTTTGCGCTCATTCTAGGAAATGAGGGGCAAGGATTGGATCCCGAATTATTGGCAAAAACGTCTGCCAATTTGCATATTAATTTTCTCGGCAAGGCAGAATCTTTGAACGTTGCTGTTGCCGGCGGCATCTTAATGTTTGCATTAAATTGA